A region of Ictalurus furcatus strain D&B chromosome 1, Billie_1.0, whole genome shotgun sequence DNA encodes the following proteins:
- the isoc2 gene encoding isochorismatase domain-containing protein 2 isoform X1 — protein MAHIGRLSSKSSVLFLCDMQEKFRPTIFQFSNIVSNAARLLQACRILGIPPILTEQYPKGLGPTVSDLGAEDLKPHTKTRFSMLTESVENELKSLGSPKQAILCGIEAQACIACTTYDLLDRGMEVHIVADAVSSRSQTDRLFALSRLKQSGAFLTTTEGVMLQLVQDAKHPNFKEIQKLLAHPSPDTGLINFFSSL, from the exons TGGCACACATAGGAAGGCTGTCATCCAAAAGCTCAGTGCTCTTCCTGTGTGATATGCAAGAGAAGTTCAGACCAACAATTTTCCAGTTCTCCAATATTGTGAGTAATGCAGCAAGACTTCTACAG GCTTGTCGGATCCTGGGTATTCCCCCAATCTTGACTGAGCAGTACCCTAAAGGCCTGGGTCCAACTGTGTCCGACTTAGGCGCAGAGGACCTGAAGCCCCACACTAAAACCCGCTTCTCCATGCTAACAGAGAGCGTAGAGAACGAGCTTAAAAGCCTGGGGAGCCCCAAGCAGGCCATACTGTGTGGCATTGAGGCCCAAGCCTGCATTGct TGTACAACATACGATCTTCTGGACAGAGGTATGGAGGTACATATCGTCGCAGATGCTGTCTCATCTCGGAG TCAGACAGACCGGCTGTTTGCCCTCTCACGCCTAAAGCAGAGTGGAGCTTTTCTCACCACCACAGAGGGCGTAATGCTGCAACTTGTACAGGATGCCAAGCACCCCAACTTTAAGGAG ATCCAGAAgcttttagcacatccttctccAGATACTGGTCTCATCAACTTCTTCAGCTCCCTGTAG
- the isoc2 gene encoding isochorismatase domain-containing protein 2 isoform X4 encodes MQEKFRPTIFQFSNIVSNAARLLQACRILGIPPILTEQYPKGLGPTVSDLGAEDLKPHTKTRFSMLTESVENELKSLGSPKQAILCGIEAQACIACTTYDLLDRGMEVHIVADAVSSRSQTDRLFALSRLKQSGAFLTTTEGVMLQLVQDAKHPNFKEIQKLLAHPSPDTGLINFFSSL; translated from the exons ATGCAAGAGAAGTTCAGACCAACAATTTTCCAGTTCTCCAATATTGTGAGTAATGCAGCAAGACTTCTACAG GCTTGTCGGATCCTGGGTATTCCCCCAATCTTGACTGAGCAGTACCCTAAAGGCCTGGGTCCAACTGTGTCCGACTTAGGCGCAGAGGACCTGAAGCCCCACACTAAAACCCGCTTCTCCATGCTAACAGAGAGCGTAGAGAACGAGCTTAAAAGCCTGGGGAGCCCCAAGCAGGCCATACTGTGTGGCATTGAGGCCCAAGCCTGCATTGct TGTACAACATACGATCTTCTGGACAGAGGTATGGAGGTACATATCGTCGCAGATGCTGTCTCATCTCGGAG TCAGACAGACCGGCTGTTTGCCCTCTCACGCCTAAAGCAGAGTGGAGCTTTTCTCACCACCACAGAGGGCGTAATGCTGCAACTTGTACAGGATGCCAAGCACCCCAACTTTAAGGAG ATCCAGAAgcttttagcacatccttctccAGATACTGGTCTCATCAACTTCTTCAGCTCCCTGTAG